The DNA segment TCGTCGCTTGAACACAGCTTCTGCTACAATCTGTCTGTTCCTAATTCGAACACGAGCGGAGCTGCGCATGATGACACCGCGCCAATTGCCTCGTTCAGCCGATGTTGGGAACAGCCCAATCTGTCAGTCAAAAGACCGGCGTTTGTCGCTCAATATTTCTCATGGCTGTGTTGTGTTGCTGTGTTGTGTCCGGTGTTTTGCGGCGATGTAATTCTACGCCTTGCACTGGAATGGTCGCGTCTGGCGTGAGTTAGACATTTCTTGGCGCCCCTCAAGCAGACCAATGTGATTGGCTCATTGTTGGAGCGCAACTTTTCGTCGGACTTTCTTTGACATTCTCACTGATTGGCTGAGAGACACGCTAAACCTCTTTGGTCAAGGCATTCTCAAGTTCACATGTCGAAGACTAGCCTACCAGATCTGGAAGGTCTTGCGAAGGATGACGGTGACCAATGATCACCAATCGTTTCAGCAACCAATTGTTGTGCAGGTACTGTAGTGCATCCTCTGGAGTCTAATAATGGGTTTCCAGTGGTAGAGCAAGATGGCTGCTTTGACAAGGTTCTAACTAGCTCCAGCTTTTCGCTGATGGAGGCCAACACTTCGGCAGCGCTTCCGTCGCATCGAGTGCCGACTCAAAACACACCCCACACAACGTGCCCATGGAGAGctctctttctttagtcACTGCATGCTTTGCTGCCGCTGGAAATCGTTGAGGTATGGCAGGTTCTTTAGAAAGTGATTTCGGAGGGCGAGAGACATGTTGCGAACCCGCCAGTACCTCGATCGTCAGTCCTGCCTGTCTCTCGCGAGTCCCGAGCACGCACACTCTGCGCTGACTTCACATGACCAAACCTCGACATATGCCGCAGTGGAGCTGTTCTGTGAAGAGCGTTTCGTCCAGATTTCACTATCAATCTTGCGCTTTGCGCATTGCACTACTTCGGATAACACACCAAGAACAGCTCGAGGCTATAACCCGCACCTATGCTGTACATCTTGCCTGATACACAGAGCTGAACGCTTTATTACATCCAATAGCAAGAGGCGTCGTCAAGTTCGGGTtgttatagtactaatacaATTGGCAAGTTGGTGCAGTGCAAGGCATCGCGTCCACAAGTTGGGCAGATTCGCGGTTTTGGAGGTGCACCTCGATACGATTGTGCTTTCGATGTCATACTATATATGCACTTGTCGCTGAGCTGAAGCCAGTGTCAGCAAGCTTGAGGTTGCACCTCTCGCACGTCTCACGTGCTGCTGCGTACATGGGTCTTTCAGCTCCGGAACGTGTTGGCATCTGTTGCTCTGTTGAACACCTAGTGCATCGCATTGTCATCTGGTGTTGGCGTCACAGCGTCGCACTTCCACCACAGGCTTTCTAAGCCACACATCTACTGCAACATGGGCTCGCCAGCACCGCGTCCAGACGCCCTGTTTCCCCACGAGCAAGTGCTAACTTCGCCGACTCGATATTACCTGTGCTCCCAGCAGATGCAAGCAATTTACGACGATGGCATCTGGGTgccttcctcctccgacATTGCTCTGGTGCCTGCTGTCACTGAAACGTCACCGGATAGGTGGAGATTCGGACTACAATCATTTCCAGCCCGTCGCGCGGAGGGGAGACTTGGGACGACCGTTACTGGGAACCACAACACTTACATATGTCACAAAGGAGAGCGCTCCACCAAAGCTGTGGAGGGCAGCTCACGCCGGCCACAATCTGAGTGGCTTACGCGCTCGTGGTTCGATTTTTGGAGGAGATCCAGTCGTACCCACAGATTTAGGCTGGGCGATACCTACGACCACCGCCAACTTCCAGATCCGTGTCGAGAATCACTTCGTGTGGGGCCACCCAGACCCTAGCCCTTTTCTATCTTTGACGTCGAACAAGGCCTTTGCGCAACGACTTTGCCAGCAATGGCAACGTGAACAGAAAGAAGGTGTGACGTTGTGGGAGATAAATGGTAAAGCACTGGCGGATGACCCTGCAGTAAAGATATGGGAACGGAATAGCATCATAGCGGCATTCGGGCTCACCCTGGACCCTCGAGAGCACGAATATATTGTTCTGGCACAAATTCCCCCTCAGTATTGCGAACGCATTAGATACGAATGAATGTGACACTCGATTCATCTTGTGCCTGCAATGTAGATACCTTCGATTTATCGCGCCTGCTGCTCCTAGTTGTGCGGAAACCCTGCCTTACAGCTGACACTTGTTTTGTGGCCGCAGTTCTGTGAATTTGCATGACACTACCACGAGTAACACCATAACAGTATAACAGTAGTAGTCCAAGGCCATAACCCGGTCCCATATTATACGCCTTGCCCACTGCAGCACCAGAGCTGAACGCTTCATTACACCCAATGCCAAGAGGCGTCGTCAAATTCGTGTAGTCGCTAACGCAGCCAGCAAATGGGGTGGTTGCAGGCTGACAATAGATCCAGCAGCCATTTGACTCTTGGATTGTGTTTTCAACGCAGCAGCCTGAAGGGTCTTGTCAGGTCATGTTCCACGATTCCGCTGGGGCTTTGTTGAGAACTGCTGATACGTACTAGACAGATTCGAAAGAGGGATTTCGATTTGTGAATTGAAGCCGCACAATGGCATCGTGACCTCATCCAGCCATGCTGGACGAATCCCGTCTGCTGGATCTGCAGATGTCGAACTCGGGCATGATGCCACTCTTCGTATCAGCTTGCGATGTTCATATTGAGGCCCACCAGCCCCGTACATCTATTCGTGGCTGACATGTCCGGTCTAGTGGGCAAGTCTGAGATATCGTTGCTCCGTGATCATGCGAGGCGTGGTGTTGAAGTTCAAATGTTGAGCGTACTCATGATTTTGTTTTGCTGGTGCAGTCACGAGGGCGAAGGCTTCTTGGCTGATGTCTTTCGTTCATGGTTCCAAGTGCCCAGACAGAGATGCCACTGTTCGCGCAAGCCTAAAGAGGACAAGCGAGGCTGTGTATGTGCGGCAAAATAAAGTCAAACTTACTATGCAGGATCAACTTGCATGAGCTAGCTTGATTCGGAATCAGCAGCGACTGATCGATTTTGCGTGTGGTATCTTTTGGAACCGAACGGCGCGTATAGCATGCGCAAAGCCAGTAGATTTGAACGCCAAATGCGGCAAGGGAGAATCTGCCGCGCGTTAGCCCTCTCGATACAAGATGTCACCATTTGCCTGCGGCCGTCCAGAAGTCGAAAGAGACAAAGATCAGTCTAAGGTCCCGCCAGCCTCCTCGGCACCATCGTCGAGATCGCATCGCACCAAGCCCCGAAAGGCTCACAGCAATCTCTCCGGCACGAAGGTCAGGCCCGGCATGGCTAAAGCCTTTCGCGGCGATAGCAATCGTTCGAATACTACATGCTACAATTTTGTTGAACGCCTCTTTCCCATATCCAGTCCCGGTGGTCTCGTCCTGAAGTGTCCTGTATGTCCGATACGCATTCTACAAGTACAAACTCTGTGCGGCGACGATGTCGCGTCTGACCTTGCCTAAGGCGCCCTCGAATTTCTTCTCCAGTTCCTCGGAGCCCATGACCTTGGAGGCCTGGGCCATTTGGCGAAGGAGTTCTTCGAGGCGGCGGAAAAGTCGGATGAGGGAGCCCTCGTAGACATCGGTCATTTTGCTAGGTATTGTTAGCGGGAAACAGCATGGGCTCAGGTAGGACTCACCAAATATCGGCGAAAGATGCGCCGTTGCACCAGGAGAGCACAACCTCCATTAACTGGTGCTTGAAGCTCTGAAGGTACTCCTCTTCGTTCACTAGTACCTTGCATTCCATCGAGACCTTGGCGATCTGGCGTGCTTGTGCCTGGATTTCTCTGTAAGCCTTGGCCAGCTCCTCCTTGAGTGCTGGGGCCTCatcactcttctcctcgaagATGAATGCTGAAAGTGTGGCTGCGCATTGCTCTGGCGTGAGCTCGTTGAAGAAACGATTGAAAAGCAGCTCGGAAAGCACCAACTCATCGCCAGTGGAGATCTCGCAAGCGACACGGGCCTTCAGCTGAACGACATCGGCATCGTTGGTGAAGCCCAGACGACGAAGCACGCGCTTGCGGTTCTTCAACTCGTCGAGCTGAAGAACAGCCATCGCATCCGACATCTTCTTTCGCGCCTCTTTGATCTCATTCGTAATAGCGATCTTGGACGCGTACTGGTCGTAGAGTTCGTCCAGTCTCTCGCTCTTGTGAAGCGGATGCGAGAGCAGCTTGTGCTCGAGCACCTCGATCTTGCGCAGTAGCTTTTTGAAGCCATCATCGTTGATGCCCATATTCTCGATCGGGTCGAGAATCGCGACGCCATCTGGAAAGCGGCGAGCCACTTCCTCGAGGGCCTTTCGTACGGTGTTTCGTTGTTCGGTTGTTCTAAGATCATTGGGCAGAAACACGCGAAGATGACCCACGCTGTCGATGATGCCGTTCATAACTGGTACGACTTCcatcttgcccttctcgccAGGTGCGCAAGGCCGGACTCCAGGTGGCAAATCGTCCTTGAGCTGGCTTGAAGGGACTGAGGTACTGTCTGCAGCAACGTTGAGAAGCACGTCGACGATCACAGACTGCCCAGCTTGAACGTCGTCTTCGTTCTGACCTCGGCCTGGCTTGACGCGGACGAAATTAACGACCGCGCCCCAGCCAAAGTCGTAGTTCTTGTATTTCACCTTAACCAGGCGACCGGATTGCAAGAACTTGCACAGATATTGCGGATGGGTAATAACCTGCTTCATTTCAGCAGAATAAGTGTCCAGATTCTGCCTGAGATCGTAGTATTCCTTCACCTGTGGCTCGTCCTCGATGATCACATCTGCACGCTTCTGCTCAAGCTCAATGAGTTGCTTCTCAAGGCCGGAGACAGATGCTGCATTCTGGAAttggaagaagcagcgctCCAACATGAATTCCGGACTGATTCCTTCGACACGCATCAGATTGAGAATCATGTTGTAACCAAGATGGAATGCCGAGTTGAGCTTATCTTGTTCGCCCTTGACGATCTCTTTGGCGACTGGTGGGTCCATCTTTTCGTCGATCATCATGATCACAATACCACGCTCATCAAGACCACGACGACCAGCACGGCCAGACATTTGAATGAACTCCGAAGGTGTCACCCATCGCTGCGTAATCCCGTCAAACTTGCGCACAGACGTGAACACGACTGTCTTGGCAGGCATGTTGAGACCAATGGAGAAGGTTTCTGTCGCAAACAGGACCTTGATCAGGCCTTCCTGGAACAGAATCTCGATGGTCTCCTTGAGGATGGGCAGCAGACCTGAGTGGTGAATACCAATACCACGACGGAGAAGTGGCAGAATGTGCTGAATCTGCGGAAGCTGCTTGTCTTCCTCTGACAACATCTCGATGGCCGAGTCAAAGACTTTCGACACCATCGCCTTTTCAGATTCGTCGTTGAACGCCAGTTGAGACATTTGCAGAGCATAGTTCTCGCACTCGCGCTTCGAGAAGGAAAAGACGATGACGGGATTGTAGTTCTTCATCATGATCATCTTGACGATCTTGTAGATGTCAGTCGGACCATCTTTGCGGCCTCCCTTATTCGTCTTCTTGTCTTTGCCCTTGCCTTTGCGCTTCGCCATTGGATCGGACCCATCGTCGCCGGCTTTCTCTGCGATGGCGGCCATAGCCTTGTTGAAGTTCTCCTCCTTGAACACAGCCTTCTCATCGACAATCAGATGAATGCCGTCGGCACCAGCTGGGAAGAAGTAGTGTTGAAGAGGCGTAGGTCGGAAGTCGGTGTACACCACGTGGCATGGTTGATTATGCGTCTTGGTGATCCACTCGGCGAACTGCATGGCGTTGGGGATAGTGGCGGACAGGAAGACGTAGCGAACCTTGTCGGGAAGCAGGATGATTGTCTCTTCCCACACAACACCTCGTGTCTTGTCTCTCATGTAGTGTACCTCGTCAAAGACCACCCACGCGACCTCGCGCATGATCTCGCTGCCGCGGTACAGCATAGATCGCAAAATCTCAGTCGTCATGACCAAGCAGGTCGCTGTAGGGTTGATGGTGACATCTCCGGTCATCAACCCACAATCGCCGAACTCCGCCTGGAATTCACGGTACTTCTGGTTGCTGAGCGCCTTGATGGGACTCGTGTAGATGACACGCTGGTTGTTCTTCAGGCATTGCGCGATCGCATATTCTGCCACCACAGTCTTTCCTGCTGAAGTGTGTGCCGAGACCAATACACTCTCGTTTCGCTCGATGGATGCAATCGAGACCTCCTGGAAAGGATCGAGGGCGAAGGGCCAAACGCGCGCCGGATTCTCTGGCCGCTTGTGTTGTGAAATGGGCACATATTCGCAGTCCGGCGGCAGGGACACTTGATGGCGCACTTGATGCTTGATCGTCACGGCACTGCCCTCTTGTTGTGCCTGTAaccctgccgccgccgcgaccTCGCGCTGCTGTTCTGTCTCGAACTCATCTGTCACGACCGGCTCTGGTTCGTCCTCCAATCGTGGTCGCTTCTGCCCGCGGGCATCGGTGTCGTCTCCTTGCGGCGTGTCGCCATTGGCGTCTCCAGCGAAGTCTCTCGCGTCGGTCTTCGAaccgactgctgctggagacACACTCGAAGCGTCGGTCATGTTCGTGTCGCCGCCATTCTGCTTGACATCACCATTCAGTGACCTCTTCTTGCCGGCCTTTTTGGTGTTGGCCGCCTGAGGCTTGTCCTCGAACACGTCGAACAAGTCGTCGTCCATCGTCGCGCAGCCTGGTGTCGGTGTGGCAGGGCCGTTGGCTGTGCCAGGTAATGATGTCGTGCTGCAGGTCACTTCATCTTGGATCGGAAAAAGTCCTGAAGCGCACCGCCAAGACCAGCAACGGCACATCCCGAACAGACCACCGCGCGAACCTTCGTGCTTGGCTCAGCCTCCGCCATccccatcctcctcttcctccgatCTTCACTTGCATGCTATAAACAGATGTATTGTGAGGCGGAAGCACGTGAGAGGAGGCGCTGTTGATCATGGCCTTTTGGACGCCTCTCAGCCCAGCATCGGCGCCCTTCACGGCCTCGTGAACCACCACTGCGTCGCCATGCGAACCAACACATGGAGCGTCGGCGCAGCAGTCAGTGCATATGAAGGAGCCGTAGGAGTCTTATCAGTAGGTTGTTGGGTTTCCTGGTTCTTTTCTTCACCCCTCCAGCATCCTCGTGTAACAGTCGCAGCAATCCTCGTTTCTGCACGCTTATCGCTGTACAGCTGCGAACATGGAGTATGGAGTTGTGGTCGGCATTGCTACTGGCTCTGTAGCCGTAGCTTCACTTATCGTTCTGGCAATTGTCTATCTCGTTCGCAAGCGACGCCGACGGAACATCGACAAGAGTCTGGGCACTCAGATGTTCTTTCTCCCACCAACAATCAAGGTTGTCAGCGATGAAGACCTTGAAAAACAACGAGACCCTCCCGTGCAAGAAGTGCCTTCGCATCGTCCGCAGATGGGTCACTCCCCGACATTGAAATCGATCAAGCCTGCAACACGCACTCGCTCCTCATCTACGGAAAGCCAAGTCATATCGCCACTTTCCCCAAGCACGACGGTCGCGAATACTGCCAGCCTCTCCAGAACATCAACGatcaccaacaacaacgGAGGCTGCAATGGCAATCAAAACAATGCACAATACCAGGCATACACTCCACCCACATCTTCGGTGCCCCAAATCCCAGAAGTTCCACCCCTGCCTTCAAGTCTTGTTCCCGGAAGCAGCACCACTCCCCCGCTGAATGGCTGGTTGCCGCCATCTCCCACCACCCTGGACGTCCCATCCCGGAAAGTCTCCCCGCTGTCTCTTTCTAGTGGGAGCAGTTCCCGACGCTTGTCACCTGTGCAATACCCACCTCCCGCTCGACAAGTATCTCCACTACCCTGCACTCCCGAAGTTCGACAAATCTCGCCATTACCAGGGCTCCCACGCCCTACCATTTCACGAAGATCAACAACAGATCCTACCATCTCCAATTCGCTCTATAGCATTGCGGAAACTGCGGCGGCTCCTGCGCCTAGGACTCGGTACTACAGCGCAGAAAACAAAACGAGGCAATCACTCATACACATTCCGGAGACACAAAATGCACTGCCTGAATTACCAGGCTGCGAGCCGGTTCCCGTGAAGAAGCACAATTCCTGGCATTCGCTTCGTCCGTGAGCGCGGCCATTCTTGGCGTATTGCACACCGCCAAGCACGAATACGACCAAACTGCAGTGGATTGTCGGACGTCCGTTGCTCAAGCCAGTGTCACCATGCCCTCGTGGAGTGGACAGAACACGAGGTCTTGCACACTCCAAATCAGACAATTCCATAGTGTTCCACGTGAGCACTCCGTTCGGCCTGAACACTTCTCCAGAGGGTGGCTTGCATCTGGGCGCGTCAGCAGCCACAACGCCATGTTTGGAGTCAAGACAGGAGATGAGGCTGCAATGTCCGGAACCGTGATTCAATGTGCGGGAAACCGGACAAGCAGTGTAGGACAAGTCTGGAATGGTGGGGCTCACATCGACGCCGCCATGATGTGTCCGAAAGGCCGGGCGCTACCAAGACACGCCAACTCAGTAGTTCGGCCTGTTCTTGATAACATGACTTGTAGCAGTAATGAGACACTACATGTATGACCATTGCCTGTCCACGGATTGCCGCAGTGCGGACGTTTGCTTTCGATAGTCAGCTGAACCCGAAAATAGCAGTTGTTACATACTACTCATACAACCTATCAACTTCAGTATCTCCCAACAGGCAGCTGCGGAGGCGACGGGCCATCAAGCAGAACATTAATAAATGCTTCCGCCTCCTGCGCCGTGCCCGCAGCattcatcctcttcaacGCATTCCTCTGCGCCTCCAACACCTCCGGCTGCTCAATAACATCCTTCATCACCTCCCCTTCCTTCATCCAATAATCATCCACCCTCCTCCTCAACCCCGCATCCCTCACAACCCCATTCCTAATAACCCCCACCCCCCTCGCCTTAAACAGCGTCCCCTCCAAAACCTTCACCTGATCCCTCAACCTCTCCCCCGCCGACCCCACACCATCCCACGCCCTCCCCGTAGCCTGCGCCCAAACACACCACCCCAACCCAGCATCAACCGCCGCAACCCCAATCCCCCTCCAAACCCTCATCTTCCAAAACAAAAAATCCACATCATTAAACCTCACACTCCTCAAATTCCTCGCATCATCATAATTCACCACAAAATACACTTCCAACACCGCAACAACCAATCCCAAAATCACAGCAATAGTTCTCCATTTCGCTCCCTCCGTTCCACACCACGTCCCACTCGTCGCGATCCCCAACGCGAAAAGATGCGCCAGATGCGGTCCTAATAGTCCCGGCAGCGCATAAAGAAAGAAATTCCTCCCCATATCAATCTCCCCAACTTGACCCAATGTATTCTCAATCAAAACATTCGGTCCATATCTCACATACAATAACCTCGCCTCCAATCCTCCGGCATCGAAAACTTCGCGGAGCTTTTGATCAGTTTCCGTAACAGGTCGTAAAGCTCCCAATCGAGTTAACAGAACTCCGCCAGAAGTGTGGAGACGACTTTGTGTAAGGCGGAAAATGTTCTCTGGAGCGAAGATGGGGAGAGTAGAGAGGAAAGCTACGAGGCCAGATAAGAAGAGGATTCCGAGTGCGATTGAAGCGCTGGAGGATAAGGGCTTGATTGAAGAGGCATTGGAGGGCCGGTTCTTGATGCTGCGGTAGAAGGCTATTGCTTTGGGGAGGATGAGGggtccgaggaagaggacgagggaTTGGATTCTGGAGGACGTGAATCAGTACTTGCGCGCGCCTTTAGTTTCGGGAGTTGGATCATTGACTTACGTCCCCCAAGAAACCATCTTTGCGATTTTGCTCTCGTCAAGCTCTTGTTGCTGTTTTGTTCATGCGCGAAGATGCGAACGAAGGTAGGAACGTGGTCTgtacgacgacggcgaaagTGAACAGAACACTTGGCGCTCGGTTTCGGACGGGACAGCCGAAAACGCCAGACCAAGTGTCCGATGCAAGCAGATGCGCCCAAGATCAACAAGCGTGATCGACACTGCAAGCAGAACGCGGTGGATCAACATTGCATTTTGCTAGCATGTGAAAGAGAAGATCAATTGAACCTCACTTCACTGATTGTGAGAAGACAAAAGGAATCGCAGAATTGCAGAGGGTAGAGTTGTTTCATTTCCGTCCATCAAGCATCTAGCTATCCGTCCAGACTGAGAGCGAGGTTTGAAAAGCTACGCAGCAAAGCGAGCCCCAAAAGAGTCCTCTATCATATATATCACACACACACAAGTCGCAGCACACGACGCACACCATTTCCGACATGTATATCGTAACACCAGACATTCCAGAAAGCCATGTCTTCATTCTTAGTTACCACCCATCTTCCGCGATGGGCTCCCAGCAGGCCTGAAACCGTGCAAATCGTTACCAGGCATACTATTCCTCCTAATCATGACACCACGTTCACCCATTTCCACATCATCGACAATATCGAGTTCCATCTGGTCTCCGCAAGTGCGGCCGACAGTCTCCATTGGTGGTCTCACATCAGGCATCTCAATCTGCGGCGCATCCTCCTCGGATATCGAGtgatcgtcatcctcgtgATCGCTAACCATGCCAGGGTTGCTGTCCGCCGTGTTCGGGCTCAGAGTGGCGGAAGTAAGGTCCTGCGGCGACGACAATTGGCTGTGCAAGTGGAAGTCGCGAGCTGGCGCCGGCGCAATCGGTGCAGGACGTGGACGCTGTGTGTTGCTGCCGAAGCCTTTGCGACCTTGCTGTTGCCCGAAATAGCCATGGTTGCCCATCGGCATGCGTGCACCGGGACCGAAGGGCGTGGCCGGCGAATTCGGGTCGGAGATTGTGTCTGGAGACAACAACTCAACATCGGCGTTGAGATCCACCTTTTCCTTTGCGTCTGCAACTGCTTGATCAAGATCAACCTTCATGTTATGCTTCTGGAATAGGGACGATAGCATGGGGGTTTGACCAGATGCCTTGAATGATGCCGATTTGTGAGATGATGGGACCGGAGTTTTGAGATTCGGCACAGCCTTCGCATTTGCCGCTCCATTTGGACGGGACGAGGGAGAGTGCGAGATGTACGGATGTACAAGACCATTTGCGATGGGCTGAACCTTGGCAGGAGTTGAAGCTGACGATGCCGACACCCTGCTAACACTTGGCTTCGGAGCGTGGGTCTTCAAAGTCTCAGGTGGCACATTCGCCTTCTCTTCCGCATCCAGTAATTGCCCACAGTCGATTGCAGCTTGATCGTGCGACTTGTAGTCAACCTTGTGTGCTATACGGCAGTGATTGAGGAATCCTTGAATGCTGCTGAAATTACCACGGTGGCAGTTCTTGCAAATGAGCTTGACCAGTTGGCCGTCAGTCGAGCGAGTAAGCACAAGCGGCTGCGACTTGTCCTTGACTGGCGCGGCAGGGTAGTTGGGCAGACTGTGGAGAGATTCCGAAGATCTGGTCGAGGTGCCAAGAGTCTTACTAGCGGACTTTCGAGGAGCATGGAAGCTGCTAGTGCTGTTGCGAACGGGCCGACCAGAGGCTTGGACACGTGTTTCAGCCAGAGCAAGTGCCTCAGGTGAGACCGAGTCAAACTGAGGATCACGCAGCAGCCACTGCGCATAGTGCTTCGAGTAAGGGCCATCTGTGACACCGTACGGCGCAGGATGCGAAGGAACAGAGTGTCCGGGAAGAGTGGCGATAGCTGGGCCTTTACCCTCCGAGACCGCCAGTGAAGGCTTCTCAGTGCCAGGATAAGGTCGCAGCTCGCATCGCCTCAGTTGCTCGAGCGCAATCTGGCACTTGGCCAGTTCTTGCTCGATCAAGCGCAGCTCGTTATGCTTCATGAGGATCTGCATATTGAGTTCGGTCTCGATGATCACCTGGGCCTTTGAGAGCTGGGCAGCTTTGTCGACCGGTGCTTCCATAATGATAGGCGTGGTCTCCTTAATCGATAGCGGTGTCGTGGAAGTAGCTGGAGTTGGCAGGGTTGCGGGTGGTTGCGTAGCGGCTGGGTGGCTGAGCTGCTTGTTTTCGGGTGCGGAAGTCGCGAGTTCGGCGTCAGTCGCAGGAGCAGCCACTGGTTTTGGCAGGAGTGGAGTAGAAGCGAATCGAGTCGAAGAGTTGAGTGGATTCTGTGCAGGAgcctgaagtgaagtggtggTCGGCGAGAATTGTCGTACAAAGTCCATTTGTTGCTTCTTCGAGATGGGCATCGTTTGTCCGGCAGAGACCGCGTCGGGGCCATCTGAGCGCTTTCTCTTCAAGTCTTGCAGCACCGGTATTTCTACCATGGGCCGCATCTTGTCGAGGCTCGCCTTCTCAGACAGCTTGAGTTGGTGCTCGCTGCACCAGGGCAAACGGAAGATGCTCTGCATGTTGTTGGCGCGCAAGGCTCCAGCGACGTCGCACTGAAAgccaagaagctgctgcctCCAAAGAGCTCTTGTCAATTATGTTTGCG comes from the Cercospora beticola chromosome 4, complete sequence genome and includes:
- the MTR4 gene encoding ATP-dependent RNA helicase mtr4, which encodes MDDDLFDVFEDKPQAANTKKAGKKRSLNGDVKQNGGDTNMTDASSVSPAAVGSKTDARDFAGDANGDTPQGDDTDARGQKRPRLEDEPEPVVTDEFETEQQREVAAAAGLQAQQEGSAVTIKHQVRHQVSLPPDCEYVPISQHKRPENPARVWPFALDPFQEVSIASIERNESVLVSAHTSAGKTVVAEYAIAQCLKNNQRVIYTSPIKALSNQKYREFQAEFGDCGLMTGDVTINPTATCLVMTTEILRSMLYRGSEIMREVAWVVFDEVHYMRDKTRGVVWEETIILLPDKVRYVFLSATIPNAMQFAEWITKTHNQPCHVVYTDFRPTPLQHYFFPAGADGIHLIVDEKAVFKEENFNKAMAAIAEKAGDDGSDPMAKRKGKGKDKKTNKGGRKDGPTDIYKIVKMIMMKNYNPVIVFSFSKRECENYALQMSQLAFNDESEKAMVSKVFDSAIEMLSEEDKQLPQIQHILPLLRRGIGIHHSGLLPILKETIEILFQEGLIKVLFATETFSIGLNMPAKTVVFTSVRKFDGITQRWVTPSEFIQMSGRAGRRGLDERGIVIMMIDEKMDPPVAKEIVKGEQDKLNSAFHLGYNMILNLMRVEGISPEFMLERCFFQFQNAASVSGLEKQLIELEQKRADVIIEDEPQVKEYYDLRQNLDTYSAEMKQVITHPQYLCKFLQSGRLVKVKYKNYDFGWGAVVNFVRVKPGRGQNEDDVQAGQSVIVDVLLNVAADSTSVPSSQLKDDLPPGVRPCAPGEKGKMEVVPVMNGIIDSVGHLRVFLPNDLRTTEQRNTVRKALEEVARRFPDGVAILDPIENMGINDDGFKKLLRKIEVLEHKLLSHPLHKSERLDELYDQYASKIAITNEIKEARKKMSDAMAVLQLDELKNRKRVLRRLGFTNDADVVQLKARVACEISTGDELVLSELLFNRFFNELTPEQCAATLSAFIFEEKSDEAPALKEELAKAYREIQAQARQIAKVSMECKVLVNEEEYLQSFKHQLMEVVLSWCNGASFADICKMTDVYEGSLIRLFRRLEELLRQMAQASKVMGSEELEKKFEGALGKVRRDIVAAQSLYL